The region TCGCTCACAAAGCGCACGGGTAGCATGGTTCTACCTGTACGGGCAATGGGCGCGACATCAAGGGTGAGCGCGCTACCATTGACTTGGGCGCTGCGGCTGTTGAGTACTAACCGGATCGTTTGTTGCTGCTTGACGATGATAACGGCATTTTCCTTCTCTACCCAGGTAACCTGCGCCCCTAGTTGCTCGGCTAGTGCTCTTATCGGCACGAGCGTGCGGGCATTGCTTATTATAGGGAGGACATCACTGTAGATATTGTGTCCATTCACAATAAGGGAGGGGTGCATGGAGGTACCTCTAAATCCGTAGAGCAGGTATTTCTGCCTTTCTTTTTTAAACGCCGCAAGCCCCTGCTGGTATTCTTTCTCCATCTCTGTTGGGGTGAGGTTCTTCTCTAGCCACAAACCTAGCTTGTTGGTGCCCATTACTTTGTCGAACATCACCATGGAAGCTAAGGTCGGGCCGCTCTTGGGAATGGTGAATTTCCAGAGTTGACGAGCTAGAAACAGCGTGTAAAGACCGGTCCTTGCTGGGTTAAAGGCGCGAAAATCGGTGATGGTGAGTCGTGCCCCTCCCCATGAGCCTCTGGCCTCAGGAGTAAAGGTGACCCCAGGCAGATTAGCTTTGTTGAGCAGTGCGCTAAATTGATGTGAGTCGAGCCCCTTGCCACCCACCCACTTAAACTTATCTCCCATGCCCACACCCGTGCCCTCTGCGAGCCCGGTGGCCATGTAGCCAAAGGCGCTCTCTACGTCGGGGATGTTTGGCGAGGTTTGCACCCATGCCATGCCTGTGTCCTGGTAGATCATTTCTCGATTATAGCCTTCCATGCGTACCACAACAACATCGGCGCCAATAAGACGATTAAAGTACAGGGCAAGCTCGCCAATGGTCATACCATGCGCTAGGGGGAGGTTGT is a window of Bacillota bacterium DNA encoding:
- a CDS encoding DUF1343 domain-containing protein, with protein sequence MKRIFACLLVIVLLLPAVAHSVLSPSYSSVFRLGNEVLLDRYRHLLSGQRVGLITNQSGVNSRGESLIDIFSRDPSINLTALYGPEHGIDGKSPAGAWVESYTHPTLNIPVYSLYGSTRKPTAAMLANIDVLIFDMQDIGARTYTYISTLNYAMIAAKENGKRIIVLDRPNPLGGMIVEGPVLEDGYKTFVGVDNLPLAHGMTIGELALYFNRLIGADVVVVRMEGYNREMIYQDTGMAWVQTSPNIPDVESAFGYMATGLAEGTGVGMGDKFKWVGGKGLDSHQFSALLNKANLPGVTFTPEARGSWGGARLTITDFRAFNPARTGLYTLFLARQLWKFTIPKSGPTLASMVMFDKVMGTNKLGLWLEKNLTPTEMEKEYQQGLAAFKKERQKYLLYGFRGTSMHPSLIVNGHNIYSDVLPIISNARTLVPIRALAEQLGAQVTWVEKENAVIIVKQQQTIRLVLNSRSAQVNGSALTLDVAPIARTGRTMLPVRFVSEFLGHSVGWCEKTFAVFVGQ